The proteins below are encoded in one region of Amycolatopsis acidiphila:
- a CDS encoding RNA-binding S4 domain-containing protein — protein MESTRVDRWLWAVRLTKTRPDAAAACRGGHVRVNDRPAKPATTVSPGDEVRARVGDITRVVEVVRVIQKRVGAADAATCFVDRTPAPPPETALPVARRERGAGRPTKRERRVLDRFRSGRL, from the coding sequence GTGGAGTCCACTCGTGTGGATCGCTGGCTTTGGGCGGTCCGGTTGACCAAGACGCGTCCGGACGCCGCGGCGGCCTGCCGCGGCGGGCACGTGCGGGTCAACGACCGCCCCGCGAAACCGGCGACGACGGTGTCGCCCGGTGACGAGGTGCGGGCCCGCGTCGGCGACATCACCCGGGTCGTCGAGGTGGTGCGGGTGATCCAGAAGCGGGTCGGCGCGGCCGACGCCGCCACCTGCTTCGTCGACCGGACGCCCGCCCCGCCGCCGGAGACGGCTCTGCCGGTCGCCCGGCGTGAGCGGGGCGCGGGCCGCCCGACCAAGCGCGAGCGCCGCGTGCTCGAC